A region from the Brassica napus cultivar Da-Ae chromosome C8, Da-Ae, whole genome shotgun sequence genome encodes:
- the LOC106436694 gene encoding serine/threonine-protein kinase tricornered isoform X1, which produces MDSTKGWFQKRQMRGGSRYKGGGGSGGGGGSNGSADEQPNVQTDEEAVSNTTKQKVAAAKQYIENHYKEQMKILQERKERRSLLEQKLADADVSEEDQNNLLKFLEKKETEYMRLQRHKLGVADFDLLTMIGKGAFGEVRVCREKTTGQVYAMKKLKKAEMLRRGQVEHVRSERNLLAEVDGNYIVKLYCSFQDDDHLYLVMEYLPGGDMMTLLMRKDTLTEDEAKFYVAETILAIESIHMHNYIHRDIKPDNLLLDRYGHLRLSDFGLCKPLDCSVIGENEFLNNSSGSTEQEDGSAAPKRTQQEQLEHWHRNRKRTLAYSTVGTPDYIAPEVLLKKGYGMECDWWSLGAIMYEMLVGYPPFYSDDAMSTCRKIVNWKSHLKFPEEAVLSREAKDLINSLLCSVRRRLGSKGADEIKAHPWFETVDWDSIFDMDAAFVPEVNDDLDTQNFEKFDESESQSQTSSKSGPWRKILSSKDVNFVGYTYKNFEIVNDYQVPGMAELKKKNKSKRPPMVKSLFDSGSSDSPETTTRSASDRPPLTPTPPVAKGSFLKLLPPEHEVRSKHEAC; this is translated from the exons ATGGATTCTACAAAGGGTTGGTTTCAGAAGCGGCAGATGCGTGGAGGGTCCAGATATAAAGGTGGTGGTGGTtcaggtggtggtggtggtagtaATGGCTCTGCCGATGAGCAGCCAAACGTACAAACTGATGAAGAAGCTGTCTCAAACACTACTAAACAGAAAGTTGCAGCTGCTAAACAGTACATTGAGAATCATTACAAAGAGCAGATGAAGATTCTccaagagaggaaagaaag GCGAAGCTTGCTAGAGCAGAAGCTGGCAGATGCAGATGTGTCTGAAGAAGATCAAAACAATCTTCTCAAGTTTCTGGAGAAGAAGGAGACAGAGTACATGCGCCTTCAACGCCACAAGCTAGGCGTTGCTGATTTTGATTTGCTTACCATGATTGGCAAAGGTGCTTTTGGAGAG GTTAGAGTTTGTAGAGAAAAGACTACAGGTCAAGTTTATGCAATGAAAAAGCTCAAGAAGGCTGAGATGCTTCGCAGAGGCCAG GTTGAGCATGTGAGATCAGAGAGGAACTTACTTGCGGAAGTGGACGGCAACTACATAGTGAAGCTCTACTGTTCATTTCAAGATGATGACCATCTTTACCTTGTGATGGAGTATCTTCCCGGTGGTGATATGATGACTCTCCTGATGCGCAAAGATACTCTGACAGAAGATGAGGCCAAGTTCTATGTCGCCGAGACGATTCTCGCCATCGAGTCCATCCACATGCACAATTACATCCACAGGGATATCAAGCCGGACAACTTGCTGCTCGACAGATATGGGCACCTGAGACTGtcggatttcggattgtgtAAACCTTTGGACTGCAGCGTCATTGGAGAAAACGAGTTTTTGAACAATTCTAGTGGATCCACGGAGCAAGAGGATGGATCAGCTGCTCCAAAACGCACTCAGCAGGAACAGCTCGAACATTGGCATAGGAACAGGAAGAGGACGCTA GCTTATTCAACAGTTGGGACACCAGATTACATAGCTCCAGAAGTTCTACTGAAGAAAGGCTATGGAATGGAGTGTGACTG GTGGTCCCTTGGAGCTATCATGTACGAAATGCTTGTAGGATATCCTCCTTTTTATTCAGATGATGCTATGTCAACCTGTAGAAAG ATAGTAAACTGGAAAAGTCATTTGAAGTTTCCAGAGGAAGCAGTATTGTCAAGGGAAGCAAAAGATCTTATCAACAGCCTTTTGTGCAGTGTCAGACGTAGGCTTGGTTCCAAAGGTGCTGATGAAATAAAG GCTCATCCATGGTTTGAAACTGTTGATTGGGATTCAATATTCGATATGGATGCAGCGTTTGTTCCTGAGGTCAATGACGATTTAGACACTCAGAATTTTGAGAAGTTTGACGAG TCCGAGTCACAATCTCAGACATCATCCAAGTCTGGCCCATGGAGGAAG ATACTGTCGTCAAAGGACGTAAACTTTGTTGGGTACACTTACAAGAACTTCGAGATCGTTAATGATTACCAAGTTCCTGGAATGG CGgagttaaagaagaagaacaagtcgAAGCGACCACCAATGGTCAAATCACTCTTCG ATAGTGGATCATCGGATTCACCGGAAACAACAACGAGATCAGCTAGTGATCGACCCCCTCTTACTCCTACTCCGCCAGTGGCTAAGGGAAGCTTTCTGAAACTTCTACCACCAGAACACGAAGTCAGGTCAAAGCATGAAGCTTGCTAA
- the LOC106436694 gene encoding serine/threonine-protein kinase tricornered isoform X2: MRGGSRYKGGGGSGGGGGSNGSADEQPNVQTDEEAVSNTTKQKVAAAKQYIENHYKEQMKILQERKERRSLLEQKLADADVSEEDQNNLLKFLEKKETEYMRLQRHKLGVADFDLLTMIGKGAFGEVRVCREKTTGQVYAMKKLKKAEMLRRGQVEHVRSERNLLAEVDGNYIVKLYCSFQDDDHLYLVMEYLPGGDMMTLLMRKDTLTEDEAKFYVAETILAIESIHMHNYIHRDIKPDNLLLDRYGHLRLSDFGLCKPLDCSVIGENEFLNNSSGSTEQEDGSAAPKRTQQEQLEHWHRNRKRTLAYSTVGTPDYIAPEVLLKKGYGMECDWWSLGAIMYEMLVGYPPFYSDDAMSTCRKIVNWKSHLKFPEEAVLSREAKDLINSLLCSVRRRLGSKGADEIKAHPWFETVDWDSIFDMDAAFVPEVNDDLDTQNFEKFDESESQSQTSSKSGPWRKILSSKDVNFVGYTYKNFEIVNDYQVPGMAELKKKNKSKRPPMVKSLFDSGSSDSPETTTRSASDRPPLTPTPPVAKGSFLKLLPPEHEVRSKHEAC; this comes from the exons ATGCGTGGAGGGTCCAGATATAAAGGTGGTGGTGGTtcaggtggtggtggtggtagtaATGGCTCTGCCGATGAGCAGCCAAACGTACAAACTGATGAAGAAGCTGTCTCAAACACTACTAAACAGAAAGTTGCAGCTGCTAAACAGTACATTGAGAATCATTACAAAGAGCAGATGAAGATTCTccaagagaggaaagaaag GCGAAGCTTGCTAGAGCAGAAGCTGGCAGATGCAGATGTGTCTGAAGAAGATCAAAACAATCTTCTCAAGTTTCTGGAGAAGAAGGAGACAGAGTACATGCGCCTTCAACGCCACAAGCTAGGCGTTGCTGATTTTGATTTGCTTACCATGATTGGCAAAGGTGCTTTTGGAGAG GTTAGAGTTTGTAGAGAAAAGACTACAGGTCAAGTTTATGCAATGAAAAAGCTCAAGAAGGCTGAGATGCTTCGCAGAGGCCAG GTTGAGCATGTGAGATCAGAGAGGAACTTACTTGCGGAAGTGGACGGCAACTACATAGTGAAGCTCTACTGTTCATTTCAAGATGATGACCATCTTTACCTTGTGATGGAGTATCTTCCCGGTGGTGATATGATGACTCTCCTGATGCGCAAAGATACTCTGACAGAAGATGAGGCCAAGTTCTATGTCGCCGAGACGATTCTCGCCATCGAGTCCATCCACATGCACAATTACATCCACAGGGATATCAAGCCGGACAACTTGCTGCTCGACAGATATGGGCACCTGAGACTGtcggatttcggattgtgtAAACCTTTGGACTGCAGCGTCATTGGAGAAAACGAGTTTTTGAACAATTCTAGTGGATCCACGGAGCAAGAGGATGGATCAGCTGCTCCAAAACGCACTCAGCAGGAACAGCTCGAACATTGGCATAGGAACAGGAAGAGGACGCTA GCTTATTCAACAGTTGGGACACCAGATTACATAGCTCCAGAAGTTCTACTGAAGAAAGGCTATGGAATGGAGTGTGACTG GTGGTCCCTTGGAGCTATCATGTACGAAATGCTTGTAGGATATCCTCCTTTTTATTCAGATGATGCTATGTCAACCTGTAGAAAG ATAGTAAACTGGAAAAGTCATTTGAAGTTTCCAGAGGAAGCAGTATTGTCAAGGGAAGCAAAAGATCTTATCAACAGCCTTTTGTGCAGTGTCAGACGTAGGCTTGGTTCCAAAGGTGCTGATGAAATAAAG GCTCATCCATGGTTTGAAACTGTTGATTGGGATTCAATATTCGATATGGATGCAGCGTTTGTTCCTGAGGTCAATGACGATTTAGACACTCAGAATTTTGAGAAGTTTGACGAG TCCGAGTCACAATCTCAGACATCATCCAAGTCTGGCCCATGGAGGAAG ATACTGTCGTCAAAGGACGTAAACTTTGTTGGGTACACTTACAAGAACTTCGAGATCGTTAATGATTACCAAGTTCCTGGAATGG CGgagttaaagaagaagaacaagtcgAAGCGACCACCAATGGTCAAATCACTCTTCG ATAGTGGATCATCGGATTCACCGGAAACAACAACGAGATCAGCTAGTGATCGACCCCCTCTTACTCCTACTCCGCCAGTGGCTAAGGGAAGCTTTCTGAAACTTCTACCACCAGAACACGAAGTCAGGTCAAAGCATGAAGCTTGCTAA